From Pseudoxanthomonas sp. YR558, the proteins below share one genomic window:
- a CDS encoding DUF6164 family protein: protein MAKLFLNLRNVPADEADEVRDLLRSNAIDFYETQASPWGISAGGLWIEDADQLARAKVLMAGYQAQRRDHARSERAAAEREGRADTFGGLLRERPLYVAGILAAMLFIVAVTLALPWLLL from the coding sequence ATGGCGAAACTCTTCCTCAACCTGCGCAACGTGCCGGCCGATGAAGCCGATGAGGTGCGCGACCTGCTGCGGTCGAACGCGATCGACTTCTACGAAACGCAGGCGAGCCCGTGGGGCATTTCCGCGGGCGGTTTGTGGATCGAGGACGCCGACCAGTTGGCGCGTGCGAAAGTCCTGATGGCCGGCTACCAGGCGCAACGGCGCGACCACGCACGGTCCGAACGCGCCGCCGCCGAGCGCGAAGGGCGCGCGGACACCTTCGGCGGACTACTGCGCGAACGCCCGCTCTACGTGGCCGGCATTCTCGCGGCGATGCTGTTCATCGTCGCGGTGACGTTGGCCTTGCCCTGGCTGCTGCTCTGA
- a CDS encoding YdiU family protein, with the protein MHALHFDNRYVDELPGDPEQSPHRREVRAALWSAVAPTPVAGPVLLAHSPEVAALVGIAEADVASPDFARVFGGNALLPGMQPYAGNYGGHQFGQWAGQLGDGRAITLGEVVNAHGQRWELQLKGAGPTPYSRTADGRAVLRSSIREFLCSEAMHHLGVPTTRALSLVGTGEQVVRDMFYDGHPVAEPGAVVCRVAPSFLRFGHYQLPMSRGETEVLRMLVDFTIRRDFPHLEGEGEALYGAWFAEVCERTAVMVAHWMRVGFVHGVMNTDNMSVLGLTIDYGPYGWIDDYDPDWTPNTTDAQGRRYRFGWQPRVAGWNLTRLAHALSPLFDGVDALQDGLQRFADGYAREERDTTARKLGLAAHRDGDTEHMQALQLLLQQGEIDMTLFFRALMDADPGDVSLSAFDAAFYDASKREAVAPALRDWLALHARRIEDDPQDPAMRRERMRLANPRYVLRNYLAQQAIDAAETGDLSGVHELLEVMRRPYDDQPGRERFAQRRPDWARDRAGCSMLSCSS; encoded by the coding sequence ATGCACGCGCTTCACTTCGACAACCGCTACGTCGACGAACTGCCGGGCGATCCCGAGCAGTCCCCGCATCGCCGCGAGGTGCGCGCTGCGCTGTGGTCGGCGGTAGCGCCCACCCCGGTCGCCGGGCCCGTGCTGCTGGCGCATTCACCCGAGGTGGCCGCGCTCGTGGGTATCGCTGAAGCGGATGTGGCATCGCCCGACTTCGCCCGGGTCTTCGGCGGCAACGCGCTGCTGCCGGGCATGCAGCCTTACGCGGGCAACTACGGTGGCCACCAGTTCGGCCAGTGGGCCGGGCAACTGGGCGATGGACGTGCCATCACGCTGGGCGAAGTGGTAAATGCCCATGGCCAGCGCTGGGAACTGCAGCTCAAGGGCGCCGGGCCGACGCCGTATTCGCGTACCGCCGACGGGCGCGCGGTGCTGCGCTCGTCCATCCGCGAGTTCCTTTGCAGCGAGGCCATGCATCACCTGGGCGTGCCGACGACGCGCGCGCTCAGCCTGGTGGGAACCGGCGAACAGGTCGTGCGCGACATGTTCTACGACGGTCACCCCGTGGCCGAGCCTGGTGCGGTGGTGTGCCGGGTGGCGCCTTCCTTCCTGCGTTTCGGTCACTACCAGTTGCCCATGTCGCGGGGCGAAACCGAGGTGCTGCGCATGCTGGTGGATTTCACCATCCGGCGCGACTTCCCGCACCTGGAGGGCGAGGGCGAAGCGCTCTACGGTGCGTGGTTCGCCGAGGTCTGCGAACGCACAGCGGTGATGGTGGCGCACTGGATGCGGGTAGGCTTCGTCCATGGCGTGATGAACACCGACAACATGTCGGTGCTGGGCCTGACGATCGACTATGGGCCGTATGGGTGGATCGACGACTACGACCCGGACTGGACGCCGAACACCACCGATGCGCAGGGCCGTCGCTATCGCTTCGGCTGGCAGCCGCGCGTGGCGGGGTGGAACCTGACCCGCCTGGCCCACGCGCTGTCGCCATTGTTCGATGGCGTCGATGCCCTGCAGGATGGACTGCAACGGTTCGCCGATGGCTACGCGCGCGAGGAGCGCGACACCACCGCGCGCAAGCTCGGCCTGGCGGCGCATCGCGATGGCGATACCGAGCACATGCAGGCGTTGCAGCTCCTGCTGCAGCAAGGCGAGATCGACATGACGCTGTTCTTCCGTGCGCTGATGGATGCGGATCCGGGCGACGTGTCGCTGTCGGCGTTCGATGCTGCCTTCTACGATGCGTCGAAACGCGAGGCGGTGGCGCCCGCGTTGCGCGACTGGCTCGCCTTGCACGCGCGACGGATCGAAGACGATCCGCAGGATCCTGCGATGCGCCGCGAGCGGATGCGTCTGGCCAATCCCCGCTACGTGTTGCGCAATTACCTGGCGCAGCAGGCAATCGATGCGGCGGAGACCGGCGATCTGTCCGGCGTGCACGAATTGCTCGAGGTCATGCGCCGGCCCTACGATGACCAACCCGGTCGCGAACGTTTCGCGCAGCGCCGGCCGGACTGGGCCCGCGATCGCGCGGGGTGTTCGATGCTGTCGTGCAGTTCCTGA
- a CDS encoding SRPBCC family protein yields MSAPPPPDTIDITVQRRFSAPAERVFDAWLTPRLLGQWMFGPGVRDEKVLRLDVDPRVGGRFSMLVERDGTRIDHVGEYLVIDRPHRLSFTWGIAGQSDQDGSRVDIVISPVPTGCVLHLAHTLPRAWADYARRTQQGWAHMLEALHALF; encoded by the coding sequence GTGAGCGCACCTCCTCCCCCCGACACGATCGACATCACCGTTCAGCGTCGCTTCTCCGCGCCAGCGGAGCGCGTGTTCGATGCCTGGCTTACGCCACGCCTGCTGGGCCAATGGATGTTCGGACCCGGCGTACGCGACGAGAAGGTGCTGCGACTGGATGTCGATCCGCGTGTCGGCGGTCGTTTCTCGATGCTGGTCGAACGTGATGGCACGCGCATCGATCATGTCGGCGAATATCTCGTGATCGATCGCCCGCATCGGCTGTCTTTCACCTGGGGCATCGCAGGCCAGTCGGACCAGGACGGCAGCCGCGTGGACATCGTCATCTCGCCTGTTCCAACCGGGTGCGTGCTCCACCTTGCCCACACGCTGCCGCGCGCCTGGGCCGACTACGCCCGCCGCACGCAACAAGGCTGGGCCCACATGCTCGAGGCGTTGCACGCGCTGTTCTGA
- a CDS encoding metalloregulator ArsR/SmtB family transcription factor: MVEHESPRLDAVFHALADGTRRRMLRSLGGQPRSVGELAAPFHISLAAASKHIKVLERAGLVTRQIRGRTHLCHLQPQALAEGQAWLRHYEQFWGDRLDALDAVLQAEADVATPSTNRRRQQP; this comes from the coding sequence ATGGTTGAACATGAATCCCCCCGGCTCGATGCCGTCTTCCACGCCCTCGCCGACGGCACCCGCCGGCGCATGCTGCGCAGCCTCGGTGGGCAGCCGCGCAGCGTGGGCGAACTGGCGGCTCCCTTCCATATCTCGCTCGCGGCGGCCTCCAAACACATCAAGGTGCTTGAGCGCGCCGGGCTGGTGACGCGACAGATCCGGGGGCGCACCCATCTTTGCCACCTGCAGCCCCAGGCGCTCGCTGAAGGCCAGGCGTGGCTGCGCCACTACGAGCAATTCTGGGGTGATCGCCTCGACGCACTCGACGCCGTCCTGCAGGCGGAGGCCGACGTGGCGACCCCCTCCACGAACCGGCGCAGGCAACAACCGTGA
- a CDS encoding SRPBCC family protein has protein sequence MNDINARFGTLVAPNTLRLQRSLPGPIERVWHYLTDSEARGRWLASGPMDLRVGGDVALVFRHDDLSDVQVPTPERYRTEDGCHRQSGRITACEPPRLLAHTWGEADGTSSEVRFDLEPQGERVLLTITHSRLPDRDALLSVSAGWHAHIGILIDHLEGRAPANFWTSHEALEADYAQRLPRDAAT, from the coding sequence ATGAACGACATCAATGCCCGTTTCGGCACGCTGGTTGCACCCAACACCTTGCGCTTGCAGCGTTCGCTACCCGGACCCATCGAACGCGTCTGGCACTACCTCACCGACAGCGAAGCGCGCGGACGCTGGCTGGCAAGTGGCCCGATGGACCTGCGCGTCGGCGGCGACGTAGCCCTGGTCTTCCGCCACGACGACCTCTCCGACGTGCAGGTGCCCACGCCCGAGCGCTACCGCACAGAGGACGGCTGCCATCGTCAGTCCGGACGCATCACCGCATGCGAACCGCCGCGGCTGCTGGCGCACACCTGGGGCGAAGCGGATGGCACCTCGTCGGAAGTGCGCTTCGACCTGGAGCCGCAAGGCGAGCGTGTGCTGTTGACCATCACGCACAGCCGCCTGCCCGATCGCGATGCGCTGCTCAGCGTCTCCGCAGGCTGGCATGCGCACATCGGCATCCTGATCGATCACCTGGAAGGCCGCGCGCCCGCCAATTTCTGGACCTCGCACGAGGCACTGGAAGCCGACTACGCGCAGCGCCTGCCGCGCGATGCCGCGACCTGA
- a CDS encoding FKBP-type peptidyl-prolyl cis-trans isomerase encodes MRSLLLAVSLTLVAACAPSGPPPGGSVAELQRLDSQAGTGTVATSGSDVTVHYTGWLYDENAPDKHGMKFDSSVDRGEPFTFLLGAGQVIRGWDEGVAGMKVGGKRTLLIPSDLGYGTSGAGGVIPPGASLVFDVELLDVKPHD; translated from the coding sequence ATGCGCTCCCTGTTGCTCGCTGTTTCGCTGACCCTCGTTGCTGCCTGCGCTCCGTCAGGCCCGCCGCCCGGTGGCAGCGTCGCCGAACTCCAGCGTCTGGACAGCCAGGCGGGCACCGGTACCGTCGCGACCAGCGGCAGCGATGTCACGGTGCACTACACCGGCTGGCTGTACGACGAGAACGCGCCGGACAAGCACGGGATGAAGTTCGACAGCTCGGTGGATCGCGGCGAACCTTTCACCTTCCTGCTTGGTGCGGGCCAGGTGATCCGCGGATGGGATGAAGGCGTCGCCGGCATGAAGGTGGGCGGCAAGCGCACCCTGCTGATCCCGTCGGACCTCGGTTACGGCACCAGTGGCGCGGGCGGCGTGATTCCGCCCGGCGCCTCGTTGGTGTTCGACGTCGAACTGCTCGACGTCAAACCGCACGATTGA
- a CDS encoding sulfurtransferase: MVTNIAAYHFTPIDAPEAFAAEIRERAEALVLRGSVLVAGEGVNLFLAGSADAIEAFLAPLRADPRFAGLRIKYSTSSQVPFARLKVKVKPEIISFRRPGTTPEDARAPTVEPRTLARWLAQGHDDAGRRVVMLDTRNAQEVAYGTFTGALSLPIDKFTDLPAALEPHRDALKDATVVSFCTGGIRCEKAALWMQADGMDNVLQLDDGILGYFEQVGGFGYDGTCFVFDERVALHPDLTPLVDDAADAA; this comes from the coding sequence ATGGTCACCAACATCGCCGCCTACCACTTCACGCCCATCGACGCCCCCGAGGCCTTCGCGGCCGAGATCCGCGAACGCGCCGAAGCGCTGGTGCTGCGAGGCTCGGTGCTGGTGGCGGGCGAGGGCGTGAACTTGTTCCTTGCCGGCTCCGCCGACGCCATCGAAGCGTTCCTCGCGCCGTTGCGTGCAGACCCGCGCTTCGCCGGTTTGCGGATCAAATACAGCACCAGTTCGCAGGTGCCGTTCGCGCGGCTCAAGGTCAAGGTGAAGCCGGAGATCATCAGCTTCCGCCGTCCCGGCACCACGCCGGAAGACGCGCGTGCACCCACGGTAGAACCCCGCACCCTGGCCCGCTGGTTGGCGCAGGGCCATGACGACGCCGGACGTCGCGTGGTGATGCTGGATACGCGCAATGCGCAGGAAGTGGCCTACGGCACCTTCACCGGCGCGCTGAGCTTGCCGATCGACAAGTTCACCGACTTGCCGGCTGCGCTGGAGCCTCATCGCGATGCGTTGAAGGACGCCACGGTGGTGAGTTTTTGCACGGGCGGTATCCGCTGCGAGAAGGCCGCGTTGTGGATGCAGGCCGATGGCATGGACAACGTGCTGCAGCTGGATGACGGCATCCTCGGCTATTTCGAGCAGGTGGGCGGCTTCGGCTACGACGGCACCTGTTTCGTCTTCGACGAACGCGTCGCGCTGCATCCGGACCTCACGCCGCTGGTGGACGACGCGGCCGACGCCGCGTGA